A portion of the Chelmon rostratus isolate fCheRos1 chromosome 15, fCheRos1.pri, whole genome shotgun sequence genome contains these proteins:
- the LOC121618674 gene encoding vacuolar protein 8-like isoform X1, whose protein sequence is MASGFCENCIQLLREFAAHLRKVCKEFEEKIRDVFRELGLCTCCWSTPERSFLRRTYQELNSLHLLRDAETKLLDQGSLQALSRLATSENTDLQRTAAMYYLHLSHHLKSPLPDAFMEPVMALLLSADLDVQKTISLSLVNLLVKNYVCKELVIEMGMLVPILELFQSGDATAQCHSCACVTMLACSELNREAVLVDGIIPLLALARSYDPQVQQNATWALLHLTQSDCSTRILCQAGAIPVLVLLLQSSDSVLQFYSCTALCNIAAVPEHHPQLLGIGGHFLLKSLLTLVSSSVRKNSTQACRCLQTLSKNVLIQEQLMELDCVLPLKALLKTSSPESAVTLLCALSAHPPNNDVLVSEGLLDEIGQLLHRHRSSSVIITQSCKIITDLQSSCMSQQAVMESPCLSGLLQALVSPALSDPLKSNLSVTVTSEQVSRLVTLAGQTQNPQLSYNSAAIICKLDMTGEVVQLLRPHYVTMLDYLLAFLQKKDVKFQQLGIVTILNLKKDAEFSSLLAGSELEVQLRTVHVQTEETRRLLQMIQPLSPSSVHP, encoded by the exons ATGGCCTCTGGATTTTGTGAGAACTGCATCCAACTGCTCAGAGAGTTTGCTGCTCATTTGAGGAAGGTTTGCAAAGAGTTTGAGGAAAAAATAAGAGACGTCTTCAGAGAACTTGGTCTGTGCACCTGCTGCTGGAGTACACCTGAGAGGAGTTTCCTGAGGAGGACCTATCAAGAGTTAAATTCTTTACACCTCCTGCGTG ATGCTGAAACTAAACTACTCGATCAGGGAAGTCTACAGGCGCTGAGCAGACTTGCAACCTCAGAAAACACTGATCTGCAAAGGACTGCAGCCATGTATTATTTACATCTGAGTCATCATT TGAAATCTCCCTTACCAGATGCCTTCATGGAGCCAGTCATGGCCTTACTTTTATCAGCTGACCTGGATGTGCAAAAGACCATCTCGCTCTCCTTGGTAAATCTGTTAGTAAAGAATTATG TGTGCAAAGAGTTGGTGATTGAAATGGGGATGCTGGTGCCCATACTGGAGCTGTTCCAGTCTGGTGATGCCACAGCTCAGTGTCACTCATGTGCCTGCGTCACCATGCTGGCCTGCTCAG AATTAAACAGGGAAGCTGTCTTAGTGGATGGAATCATACCACTGTTGGCTTTAGCAAGATCCTACGATCCACAGGTGCAACAGAACGCAACATGGGCTCTGTTACATCTCACACAGTCGG ATTGTTCAACCAGGATCTTATGTCAGGCAGGAGCCATCCCTGTGCTGGTGCTTCTGCTGCAGTCGTCAGATTCAGTGCTTCAGTTTTACAGCTGCACCGCCCTGTGTAACATCGCTGCTGTCCCGGAGCACCACCCACAGTTGCTTGGCATTGGGGGTCATTTTTTGTTAAAGTCTCTTCTGACCCTCGTGTCTTCCTCTGTGCGTAAG AATTCAACCCAAGCCTGCAGATGCCTACAAACTCTCTCAAAGAATG TTCTGATCcaggagcagctgatggagctggaCTGTGTGTTGCCTCTGAAAGCGCTGTTGAAAACCTCTTCTCCTGAGTCAGCCGTGACACTACTGTGTGCCCTGTCTGCACACCCACCGAACAAT GACGTCCTGGTGAGTGAAGGACTGCTGGATGAAATCGGTCAGCTGCTTCATCGTCACAGATCCAGCTCTGTTATAATCACACAAAGCTGCAAGATAATCACTGACCTGCAAAGCTCCTGCATGAGTCAGCAG GCCGTGATGGAGAGCCCGTGTCTATCAGGGCTCCTCCAGGCCCTCGTGTCTCCCGCCCTATCAG ATCCACTCAAGTCTAACTTGTCGGTGACAGTAACATCAGAGCAAGTTTCAAGGCTAGTGACGTTggcaggacaaacacaaaatcctCAGTTGTCGTACAACAGCGCAGCCATCATCTGCAAACTAGACATGACTG GCGAGGTGGTCCAGCTGCTGAGACCTCACTACGTTACCATGTTGGACTACCTGTTAGCATTTCTCCAAAAGAAAGATGTTAAATTCCAGCAGCTTGGCATAGTTACCATATTGAACCTCAAGAAAG ATGCAGAGTTTTCATCCCTGTTGGCTGGTAGTGAGTTGGAGGTTCAGCTCAGGACGGTGCATGTGCAGACGGAGGAAACCAGGCGGCTCCTGCAAATGATTCAGCCCCTGTCCCCATCTTCTGTTCACCCTTGA
- the map7a gene encoding ensconsin gives MAVQKKQSVVPPSQGPLSTRTIENQRKRNGSERTGDKPKQNSQTRKTACSVNKPAQICNTALPRPNAVASGPNVDERLRAAQERREEHQKLLASRELSRAEREQRALQYYEQQLQQRKKKLLEQRLKEERRRAAVEEKRKQRLKEEKERYESAVRKTLEKSQRAQQNLSQNSRGRKLSKNVPRRSPLTTWEKNLVSRLLTPTCSYLARSKSAGCQSGGEVSFHSMTTTTTTTTTTPHKPQQHSGSVQKRPSASPSPNNSQHRSTSLAQTRSARQKDTTKKSSTTGLNTRSPAVKTAVKPAAVTKSRTASPSPERTPRRSISRHSTPLQLELPSVPEEDAAICSSALSPGNSRPVRTSAEGQKEKMRNENPPEAPCSNLPDTKTEAITRTAGDGSLPQEPTRPAPQPPEIPCRPSAGTTDPEEASRLLAEKRREARLQREREEQERLQREEAERRCREELERRRAEERARQQAEAQRLIEEKRRREEEEQRRAEEERAQAMREAALLQKQREEEQAKERAKAEQIKQEREILAQKEEAARQARKKRLEEIMRRTRRTDSPDTKSVPVRTLTNETQPKENTEPVHNGTIENAVKLPGGTKTSQLGLNNEEDMVPVVAFKERRSLRTLTGLEEIQTHQRAEVI, from the exons ATGGCTGTGCAGAAGAAACAGAGTGTCGTCCCTCCATCGCAGGGACCACTTTCTACACGTACCATCGAGAACCAAAGGAAGAGGAATGGATCTGAGAGAACAGGAG ACAAACCCAAACAAAATTCACAGACAAGGAAAACAGCCTGCTCTGTCAACAAGCCTGCCCAAATCTGCAACACAGCCTTGCCACGGCCAAATGCAG TGGCCAGTGGACCAAATGTTGATGAGAGGCTGAGGGCAGCacaggaaagaagagaagagcacCAGAAGTTGCTTG CCTCTCGGGAGCTGAGCAGGGCGGAGCGGGAGCAGCGGGCTTTGCAATACTATGAGCAACAACTGCAGCAGCGCAAGAAGAAACTCCTGGAGCAGAGGctcaaagaggagaggaggcgagcCGCTGTGGAAGAGAAGCGCAAgcagaggctgaaggaggagaaa GAGCGTTATGAATCTGCAGTGCGTAAGACACTGGAGAAGAGCCAAAGGGCCCAGCAGAACCTCAGTCAAAACTCCAGAGGAAGGAAACTCTCCAAGAACG TTCCACGTCGCTCACCACTGACAACATGGGAGAAGAACTTGGTCAGTCGCCTGCTTACCCCCACATGCTCTTATCTGGCCAGGAGCAAGAGTGCTGGTTGTCAGTCAGGAGGAGAAG TTTCATTTCACTCCATgactaccaccaccaccaccactactacCACCCCTCACAAGCCCCAGCAACACTCTGGTTCAGTCCAGAAGAGGCCGTCTGCCTCCCCCAGTCCCAACAACAGCCAGCATAGAAGCACCAGTCTGGCACAG ACTAGATCagcaagacagaaagacacGACAAAGAAGAGCTCAACCACTGGGTTAAATACTAGATCACCTGCCGTCAAGACCGCGGTCAAACCAGCCGCAGTTACAAAAAGCAGGACAGCTTCTCCCTCACCTGAACG GACCCCCCGAAGATCAATCAGCAGACACTCAACCCCGCTGCAGCTCGAGCTCCCCTCGGTCCCTGAGGAAGATGCTGCCATTTGTAGTTCTGCCCTCTCTCCTGGTAACTCAAGGCCTGTCAGGACATCAGCTGAAGgtcagaaagagaaaatgaggaatGAAAATCCACCAGAGGCTCCATGTTCGAACCTGCccgacacaaagacagaagctATAACCAGAACAGCAGGAGATGGAA GTCTTCCCCAAGAGCCTACTCGTCCAGCTCCACAGCCTCCTGAAATCCCGTGCAGGCCTTCGGCCGGGACCACAGACCCAGAGGAGGCCTCACGCCTCCTGgctgaaaagaggagagaggccCGACTACAacgggagagagaggagcaggagcgTCTGCAAAGAGAGGAGGCCGAAAG GCGGTGTCGTGAAGAACTGGAGCGCAGGAGGGCAGAGGAGCGAGCACGACAGCAGGCCGAGGCTCAGCGTCTCatagaggagaagaggagaagggaggaagaggagcagagacgAGCTGAGGAAGAAAGAGCTCAGGCTATGAGGGAAGCTGCCCTTTTGCAAAAACAG agagaggaggaacaagCCAAAGAGAGGGCAAAAGCAGAGCAGATCAAACAAGAGCGAGAAATACTCGCACAGAAAGAGGAGGCAGCACGCCAAGCAAGAAAAAAG CGACTTGAGGAGATCATGCGGAGAACCAGAAGGACAGATTCTCCAGATACG AAATCTGTACCAGTGAGGACCTTGACAAATGAAACCCAACCAAAGGAGAACACAGAGCCTGTGCACAATGGCACTATAGAGAATGCCGTCAAGCTGCCAGGGGGGACTAAGACCTCACAGCTGGGGCTGAATAATGAGGAGGACATGGTACCTGTTGTGGCCTTCAAAGAACGCAGGTCTCTGAGGACTCTCACAGGCCTGGAGGAAATCCAGACCCACCAACGAGCAG AGGTCATCTGA
- the LOC121618674 gene encoding vacuolar protein 8-like isoform X2 yields MGMLVPILELFQSGDATAQCHSCACVTMLACSELNREAVLVDGIIPLLALARSYDPQVQQNATWALLHLTQSDCSTRILCQAGAIPVLVLLLQSSDSVLQFYSCTALCNIAAVPEHHPQLLGIGGHFLLKSLLTLVSSSVRKNSTQACRCLQTLSKNVLIQEQLMELDCVLPLKALLKTSSPESAVTLLCALSAHPPNNDVLVSEGLLDEIGQLLHRHRSSSVIITQSCKIITDLQSSCMSQQAVMESPCLSGLLQALVSPALSGETLLHVTSCLHHLMTWDPLKSNLSVTVTSEQVSRLVTLAGQTQNPQLSYNSAAIICKLDMTGEVVQLLRPHYVTMLDYLLAFLQKKDVKFQQLGIVTILNLKKDAEFSSLLAGSELEVQLRTVHVQTEETRRLLQMIQPLSPSSVHP; encoded by the exons ATGGGGATGCTGGTGCCCATACTGGAGCTGTTCCAGTCTGGTGATGCCACAGCTCAGTGTCACTCATGTGCCTGCGTCACCATGCTGGCCTGCTCAG AATTAAACAGGGAAGCTGTCTTAGTGGATGGAATCATACCACTGTTGGCTTTAGCAAGATCCTACGATCCACAGGTGCAACAGAACGCAACATGGGCTCTGTTACATCTCACACAGTCGG ATTGTTCAACCAGGATCTTATGTCAGGCAGGAGCCATCCCTGTGCTGGTGCTTCTGCTGCAGTCGTCAGATTCAGTGCTTCAGTTTTACAGCTGCACCGCCCTGTGTAACATCGCTGCTGTCCCGGAGCACCACCCACAGTTGCTTGGCATTGGGGGTCATTTTTTGTTAAAGTCTCTTCTGACCCTCGTGTCTTCCTCTGTGCGTAAG AATTCAACCCAAGCCTGCAGATGCCTACAAACTCTCTCAAAGAATG TTCTGATCcaggagcagctgatggagctggaCTGTGTGTTGCCTCTGAAAGCGCTGTTGAAAACCTCTTCTCCTGAGTCAGCCGTGACACTACTGTGTGCCCTGTCTGCACACCCACCGAACAAT GACGTCCTGGTGAGTGAAGGACTGCTGGATGAAATCGGTCAGCTGCTTCATCGTCACAGATCCAGCTCTGTTATAATCACACAAAGCTGCAAGATAATCACTGACCTGCAAAGCTCCTGCATGAGTCAGCAG GCCGTGATGGAGAGCCCGTGTCTATCAGGGCTCCTCCAGGCCCTCGTGTCTCCCGCCCTATCAGGTGAGACCTTGCTGCATGTGACATCCTGCTTGCATCACCTGATGACCTGGG ATCCACTCAAGTCTAACTTGTCGGTGACAGTAACATCAGAGCAAGTTTCAAGGCTAGTGACGTTggcaggacaaacacaaaatcctCAGTTGTCGTACAACAGCGCAGCCATCATCTGCAAACTAGACATGACTG GCGAGGTGGTCCAGCTGCTGAGACCTCACTACGTTACCATGTTGGACTACCTGTTAGCATTTCTCCAAAAGAAAGATGTTAAATTCCAGCAGCTTGGCATAGTTACCATATTGAACCTCAAGAAAG ATGCAGAGTTTTCATCCCTGTTGGCTGGTAGTGAGTTGGAGGTTCAGCTCAGGACGGTGCATGTGCAGACGGAGGAAACCAGGCGGCTCCTGCAAATGATTCAGCCCCTGTCCCCATCTTCTGTTCACCCTTGA